From a single Aquincola tertiaricarbonis genomic region:
- a CDS encoding ABC transporter permease, producing MPPEPVSTDKTAPPQGRRGGGSRLHGLGPVLGLALLLVAGTLLNSDFASFDNLMNVLTRTAFIGIIAVGMCFVIISGGIDLSVGSMAALIAGCVILLMNALGEQGLQPVLVVALGMGFALLLGALFGLAHGLLITRGRIEPFIVTLGTLGIFRAYLTYFSNGGAITLDNALSDAYSPVYYAALLGVPVPVWVFVAVAALGGLILNRTAYGRYVQAIGSNEQVARYAAVDVDRIKVLTYVLLGVCVGMATLLYVPRLGSASPTTGLLWELEAIAAVIVGGTALKGGAGSITGTVVGAILLSVISNILNLTSIISVYLNAAVQGFVIIVVAFLQRRRR from the coding sequence ATGCCACCGGAACCCGTGAGCACTGACAAGACCGCCCCACCGCAGGGCCGCCGCGGCGGCGGCAGCCGCCTGCATGGCCTGGGCCCGGTGCTGGGCCTGGCGCTGCTGCTGGTGGCGGGCACGCTGCTCAACAGCGACTTCGCCAGCTTCGACAACCTGATGAACGTGCTCACGCGCACGGCCTTCATCGGCATCATCGCGGTGGGCATGTGCTTCGTCATCATCAGCGGCGGCATCGACCTGTCGGTGGGCTCGATGGCGGCGCTGATCGCCGGCTGCGTGATCCTGCTGATGAATGCGCTGGGCGAGCAGGGCCTGCAGCCGGTGCTGGTGGTGGCGCTGGGCATGGGCTTTGCGCTGCTGCTGGGCGCGCTGTTCGGGCTGGCGCACGGGCTGCTGATCACCCGTGGCCGCATCGAGCCCTTCATCGTCACGCTGGGCACGCTGGGCATCTTCCGCGCGTACCTCACCTATTTTTCCAACGGCGGCGCCATCACGCTGGACAACGCGTTGAGCGATGCCTACAGCCCGGTGTACTACGCCGCGCTGCTGGGCGTGCCGGTGCCGGTGTGGGTGTTCGTCGCGGTGGCGGCGCTGGGCGGGCTCATCCTCAACCGCACGGCCTATGGCCGCTATGTGCAGGCCATCGGCAGCAATGAGCAGGTGGCCCGTTATGCCGCGGTGGACGTGGACCGCATCAAGGTGCTCACCTACGTGCTGCTGGGCGTGTGCGTGGGCATGGCCACGCTGCTGTACGTGCCGCGGCTGGGCAGCGCCTCGCCCACCACCGGCCTGCTGTGGGAGCTGGAAGCCATCGCCGCGGTCATCGTCGGCGGCACCGCGCTCAAGGGCGGCGCGGGCAGCATCACCGGCACCGTGGTGGGCGCCATCCTGCTGTCGGTCATCAGCAACATCCTCAACCTCACCAGCATCATCAGCGTGTACCTGAATGCCGCGGTGCAGGGCTTCGTGATCATCGTGGTGGCCTTCCTGCAAAGGCGCCGCCGCTGA
- a CDS encoding sugar ABC transporter ATP-binding protein: protein MSLHVQFEGITKRFGPVQVLHGVSFEVQPGTVVGLLGENGAGKSTLMKILAGHEQPSGGTLRIGGQPVAFAGSREAEAAGIVLIHQEFNLAEDLTIAQNIFLGHEKKRGWLLDDAAMRAEAAQALAQVGLAVSPDTPVRRLIVAEKQLVEIAKALARRARLLVMDEPTATLTPGETEALFNLMARLKAEGVTILYISHKLDEVERVTDGVVVMRDGRFVTRAPTASLTRREMANLMVGRELADLYPPKDPPPPADTPPLLRVQGLTVPGWAQDIGFEVRPGEILGFAGLVGAGRTELFEALLGLRPHTVQQLELAGRPVRIRSPREAARLGLTYLSEDRKGKGLHVDFGLKENLTLMALARYARPWLQPAAERAAMQQAVQDFGIRTGTLDIPASSLSGGNQQKLALAKVLHPDPRVIVLDEPTRGVDVGAKRDIYGQVQQLARQGRGVVVVSSELMELVGLCHRVAVMRAGCLMAVVQGSGLTEEELIAHATGTREH, encoded by the coding sequence ATGAGCCTGCATGTGCAGTTCGAAGGCATCACCAAACGCTTCGGCCCGGTGCAGGTGCTGCATGGCGTGAGCTTCGAGGTGCAGCCCGGCACCGTGGTGGGGCTGCTGGGCGAAAACGGCGCCGGCAAAAGCACGCTGATGAAGATCCTCGCGGGCCATGAGCAGCCCAGCGGCGGCACGCTGCGCATCGGCGGCCAGCCGGTGGCCTTTGCCGGCTCGCGCGAGGCCGAGGCCGCGGGCATCGTGCTCATCCACCAGGAATTCAACCTGGCCGAAGACCTGACGATCGCGCAGAACATCTTCCTGGGCCACGAGAAAAAGCGCGGCTGGCTGCTGGACGATGCGGCCATGCGGGCCGAGGCCGCGCAGGCGCTGGCCCAGGTGGGCCTGGCCGTGAGCCCCGACACGCCGGTGCGCCGGCTCATCGTGGCCGAAAAGCAGCTGGTGGAAATCGCCAAGGCCCTGGCCCGCCGCGCCCGCCTGCTGGTGATGGACGAGCCCACCGCCACGCTGACGCCCGGCGAGACCGAGGCCTTGTTCAACCTGATGGCGCGGCTCAAGGCCGAGGGAGTCACCATCCTCTACATCAGCCACAAGCTGGACGAGGTGGAGCGTGTGACAGACGGGGTGGTGGTCATGCGCGACGGACGCTTCGTCACCCGCGCGCCCACCGCCAGCCTGACGCGCCGCGAAATGGCCAATTTGATGGTGGGCCGCGAGCTGGCCGACCTGTACCCGCCCAAGGACCCGCCACCGCCGGCCGACACACCGCCGCTGCTGCGCGTGCAGGGGCTGACGGTACCGGGCTGGGCGCAGGACATCGGCTTCGAGGTGCGGCCCGGCGAGATCCTGGGCTTTGCCGGCCTGGTGGGCGCCGGCCGCACCGAGCTGTTCGAGGCCTTGCTGGGCCTGCGGCCCCACACGGTGCAGCAGCTGGAGCTGGCCGGGCGGCCGGTGCGCATCCGCAGCCCGCGCGAGGCCGCGCGCCTGGGCCTGACCTACCTGAGCGAAGACCGCAAGGGCAAGGGCCTGCACGTGGACTTCGGCCTGAAGGAGAACCTCACGCTGATGGCGCTGGCGCGTTACGCGCGGCCCTGGCTGCAGCCGGCGGCCGAGCGCGCGGCGATGCAGCAGGCGGTGCAGGACTTCGGCATCCGCACCGGCACGCTGGACATCCCGGCCTCGTCGCTGTCGGGCGGCAACCAGCAGAAGCTGGCGCTGGCCAAGGTGCTGCACCCCGACCCGCGCGTGATCGTGCTGGACGAGCCCACCCGCGGCGTGGACGTGGGCGCCAAGCGCGACATCTACGGCCAGGTGCAGCAACTGGCCCGCCAGGGCCGCGGCGTGGTGGTGGTGTCGTCCGAGTTGATGGAGCTGGTGGGCTTGTGCCACCGCGTGGCCGTGATGCGTGCGGGCTGCCTGATGGCGGTGGTGCAGGGCAGCGGCCTGACCGAAGAGGAGTTGATCGCCCATGCCACCGGAACCCGTGAGCACTGA
- a CDS encoding ROK family protein, which produces MWSTGLPREAVAHRAELSRTRANAAVASLMEQGLLEQAGPQASTGGRRAETLRLARTLGVVLAVDLGATGLDVAVLTPDLRILERHAEAMDVRRGPGLVLSRVRALLRELLARCGATPRQVLAIGLGVPGPVDFDHAQLVAPPLMPEWDGFSIRDDLRADYAAPVFVDNDVNLMALGELWRLQRSLKNFVVIKVGTGIGCGIVCQGQVYRGVNGSAGDVGHICVDPQGPRCHCGNLGCVEAMAAGPAIARMATEAAQAGKSPMLAQLLDERGVLTPADVAQASRAGDAASNAIVQRAGALIGQMLASVVNFFNPSHVFIGGGVTRTGPLFLASVRQSIYHRSLALSTRHLEIQYTPLGDEAGVVGAGALALQQAMLQGATA; this is translated from the coding sequence ATGTGGAGCACCGGGCTGCCGCGCGAGGCCGTGGCGCACCGGGCCGAGCTGTCGCGCACCCGGGCCAATGCCGCCGTCGCTTCGCTGATGGAGCAGGGCCTGCTGGAACAGGCCGGCCCCCAGGCCAGTACCGGCGGCCGCCGGGCCGAGACGCTGCGCCTGGCGCGCACCCTGGGCGTGGTGCTGGCGGTGGACCTGGGCGCCACCGGGCTGGACGTGGCGGTGCTCACGCCCGACCTGCGCATCCTGGAACGCCATGCCGAGGCGATGGACGTGCGCCGCGGCCCGGGCCTGGTGCTCAGCCGCGTGCGGGCCTTGCTGCGCGAGCTGCTGGCGCGCTGTGGCGCCACGCCGCGCCAGGTGCTGGCCATCGGCCTGGGCGTGCCGGGGCCGGTGGACTTCGACCATGCGCAGCTGGTGGCGCCGCCGCTGATGCCCGAGTGGGACGGCTTTTCGATCCGCGACGATCTGCGCGCCGACTACGCGGCCCCGGTGTTCGTGGACAACGACGTCAACCTGATGGCGCTGGGCGAGCTGTGGCGGCTGCAGCGCAGCCTGAAGAATTTCGTCGTCATCAAGGTGGGCACCGGCATCGGCTGCGGCATCGTCTGCCAGGGCCAGGTGTACCGGGGCGTCAACGGCTCGGCCGGCGACGTGGGCCACATCTGCGTCGACCCCCAGGGCCCGCGCTGCCACTGCGGCAACCTGGGCTGCGTGGAAGCCATGGCCGCCGGCCCCGCCATCGCCCGCATGGCCACCGAGGCCGCGCAGGCCGGCAAGAGCCCGATGCTGGCGCAGCTGCTGGACGAGCGCGGCGTGCTGACCCCCGCCGACGTGGCCCAGGCCAGCCGCGCGGGCGATGCGGCCAGCAATGCCATCGTGCAGCGGGCCGGCGCCCTCATCGGGCAGATGCTGGCTTCGGTCGTCAACTTCTTCAACCCCAGCCATGTGTTCATCGGCGGCGGCGTCACCCGCACCGGGCCGCTGTTCCTGGCCAGCGTGCGGCAAAGCATCTACCACCGCAGCCTGGCGCTGAGCACCCGGCACCTGGAGATCCAGTACACGCCGCTGGGTGACGAAGCCGGCGTGGTGGGCGCCGGCGCGCTGGCGCTGCAGCAGGCCATGCTGCAAGGGGCCACAGCATGA
- a CDS encoding dienelactone hydrolase family protein: MSSQWIDITAQDGGQYGAYLALPPAGTGPGLVLFQEIFGVNEHIRAVADQYALDGFVVMAPDVFWRDAPRVELGYSGDDFDRAIALMKAAKPEQLAADIKTTVATLRARTEVDAAGGKVGAIGYCMGGRLAYLAASDPGVDAAVAYYGGGIHDQLQRSGSISCPIQFHYAEQDHAIPLDKVEEVRKAFAGKPAELHVYPGATHGFNCWMRGSYHPASAALAHGRSLQFLARHLF; encoded by the coding sequence ATGAGCAGCCAATGGATCGACATCACCGCGCAGGACGGTGGCCAGTACGGCGCCTATCTGGCGCTGCCCCCGGCCGGTACGGGTCCGGGGCTGGTGCTGTTCCAGGAGATCTTCGGCGTCAACGAGCACATCCGCGCGGTGGCTGACCAGTACGCGCTCGATGGCTTCGTGGTGATGGCGCCCGACGTGTTCTGGCGCGATGCACCGCGCGTGGAGCTGGGCTACAGCGGCGACGACTTCGACCGCGCCATCGCGCTGATGAAGGCCGCCAAGCCCGAGCAGCTGGCCGCCGACATCAAGACCACCGTGGCCACGCTGCGCGCCCGCACCGAGGTGGACGCGGCCGGCGGCAAGGTGGGCGCCATCGGCTACTGCATGGGCGGCCGGTTGGCCTATCTCGCCGCGTCCGACCCCGGCGTGGACGCGGCCGTGGCCTACTATGGCGGCGGCATCCACGACCAGCTGCAGCGCAGCGGCAGCATCAGCTGCCCCATCCAGTTCCACTACGCCGAGCAGGACCACGCCATTCCGCTGGACAAGGTGGAAGAGGTGCGCAAGGCATTTGCCGGCAAGCCCGCCGAGCTGCATGTGTACCCCGGCGCCACCCACGGCTTCAACTGCTGGATGCGCGGCTCGTACCACCCCGCATCGGCCGCGCTGGCCCACGGCCGTTCGCTGCAGTTCCTGGCACGGCACCTGTTCTGA
- a CDS encoding extracellular catalytic domain type 1 short-chain-length polyhydroxyalkanoate depolymerase, whose translation MAKRSLLGAWTRLLNRSGHALARAAVKQQKALLKSAAKPKVTPRRKPAAAPLQATVTAKPKPKPRRAASRVGRIVQPALKALAEQQRFPRAPGDWLPGLAVGPAGARRFTLYRPAALRGGLLARLAPAPLLVMLHGCAQTGRDLAFSSRMHRLAERHGFFVLYPEQDTLAHPQGCWRWYELRAGHAQAEAQTLQLMVDQVALRHPVDRQRVALAGLSAGAGMAALLATREPLRYAAVVMHSGVAPGSARSTATGLQAMRGHGQVALPEGMLPPPLLVLQGSADRLVDPVNGRNAVHAWAQAHGARSTASRRVQRGQRHAMTVTDHRGRGRRLVARLCEIDGLGHAWSGGAAGLAHSDPAGPDASALTWGFCDACFRQVSGTT comes from the coding sequence GTGGCCAAACGCAGCCTGCTCGGCGCCTGGACCCGCCTGCTCAACCGCAGCGGCCACGCGCTGGCACGGGCGGCGGTCAAGCAGCAGAAGGCGCTGCTGAAGTCGGCCGCCAAGCCCAAGGTCACGCCCAGGCGCAAGCCCGCGGCGGCACCGCTGCAGGCCACGGTCACGGCCAAGCCGAAGCCCAAGCCGCGGCGCGCGGCCAGCCGCGTGGGCCGCATCGTGCAGCCGGCCCTGAAGGCGCTGGCCGAGCAGCAGCGCTTTCCGCGCGCGCCGGGTGACTGGCTGCCCGGGCTGGCGGTGGGCCCGGCGGGCGCGCGGCGCTTCACGCTCTACCGGCCGGCGGCGCTGCGCGGCGGGCTGCTGGCACGGCTGGCACCCGCACCGCTGCTGGTGATGCTGCACGGCTGTGCCCAGACCGGCCGCGACCTGGCCTTCAGCAGCCGCATGCACCGGCTGGCCGAGCGGCACGGCTTTTTCGTGCTGTACCCCGAGCAGGACACGCTGGCCCACCCCCAGGGCTGCTGGCGCTGGTACGAGCTGCGCGCGGGCCACGCCCAGGCCGAGGCGCAGACGCTGCAGCTGATGGTGGACCAGGTGGCCCTGCGCCACCCGGTGGACCGCCAGCGCGTGGCGCTGGCCGGACTGTCGGCCGGTGCCGGCATGGCCGCGCTGCTGGCCACGCGCGAGCCGCTGCGCTACGCCGCGGTGGTCATGCATTCGGGCGTGGCGCCGGGCAGTGCCCGCTCCACCGCCACCGGCCTGCAGGCCATGCGCGGCCATGGCCAGGTGGCGCTGCCCGAGGGCATGCTGCCGCCGCCGCTGCTGGTGCTGCAGGGGTCGGCAGACCGACTGGTTGATCCGGTCAACGGACGGAATGCCGTCCATGCCTGGGCGCAAGCCCACGGTGCGCGCAGCACCGCCAGCCGCCGGGTGCAGCGCGGCCAGCGCCACGCGATGACGGTGACCGATCACCGCGGCCGCGGCCGGCGCCTGGTGGCCCGGCTGTGCGAGATCGACGGGCTGGGCCATGCGTGGAGCGGCGGCGCCGCCGGCCTGGCCCACAGCGACCCGGCCGGGCCCGACGCCTCGGCGCTGACCTGGGGCTTCTGTGACGCTTGCTTTCGGCAAGTATCGGGTACTACGTAG
- the ggt gene encoding gamma-glutamyltransferase encodes MPTSLRRVLILTPLAAASAFALSGCFFSDSDGPDTGCEILSTSGGTVVVGSGLPGDPAAPEPASGYRVGKKVVYSSKYMVATANPLASKAGCEVLKSGGSAVDAAVAVQAVLGLVEPQSSGIGGGAFMLHFDAKTKAVTAYDGRETAPATATENYLRYIDDTSNRTTPVPSARASGRSIGVPGAVKMLGLAHSEHGKKPWKDLFQPGIDLATNGFPISGRMADAIAGAATNFLRDAEATAAYLNADGTPKALGTTFKLPAYAATLSTLASGGADALYNGALAQAIVDKAGQTVGANGAPITPSKLTLSDLSSYQAKKREAICTTYRSAYMVCGMPPPSSGGLAVAQILGIVENFDLAQYKPTDIDLEGGKPTVMGVHLMAEAGRLAYADRNKYVADTDFVVLPGGSPAAMVDKAYLKSRSQLISMTRSMGTAQPGTFGTATPSGTSSAPEAGTTHMTIVDKDGNVVSMTTTVEAGFGSYHMTNGFILNNQLTDFDAAPTDATGALIANRVQPGKRPRSSMAPTLVFKLDSAGKAGDFAMATGSPGGATIIQYVAKTVVGALDWGLDAQQATSLVDFGAANSATTNVGGEHPNINATNNGANDPLVTGLRALGHTVSVNAQSSGIGTIMRSTVNGRSVLAGGADPRREGLVLGDIVTP; translated from the coding sequence TTGCCTACTTCCCTTCGTCGCGTGTTGATCCTCACGCCGCTGGCGGCCGCCAGCGCCTTTGCCCTCTCGGGCTGCTTCTTCAGCGATTCCGACGGCCCTGACACCGGCTGCGAAATCCTCAGCACCAGCGGTGGCACGGTGGTGGTGGGCTCCGGCCTGCCCGGCGACCCCGCCGCCCCCGAGCCCGCCAGCGGCTACCGCGTGGGCAAGAAAGTTGTCTATTCAAGCAAGTACATGGTGGCCACGGCCAACCCGCTGGCCAGCAAGGCCGGCTGCGAGGTGCTCAAGAGCGGCGGCAGCGCGGTGGACGCGGCAGTCGCCGTGCAGGCCGTGCTGGGCCTGGTGGAGCCGCAGTCCAGCGGCATCGGCGGCGGCGCCTTCATGCTGCACTTCGATGCCAAGACCAAGGCCGTGACCGCGTACGACGGCCGCGAGACCGCGCCGGCCACCGCCACTGAGAACTACCTGCGCTACATCGACGACACCAGCAACCGCACCACCCCGGTGCCCAGCGCCCGCGCCAGCGGCCGCTCCATCGGCGTGCCCGGTGCGGTGAAGATGCTGGGCCTGGCCCACAGCGAACACGGCAAGAAGCCCTGGAAGGACCTGTTCCAGCCTGGCATCGATCTGGCGACCAACGGCTTCCCGATCAGCGGCCGCATGGCCGATGCCATCGCCGGCGCGGCCACCAACTTCCTGCGCGATGCCGAGGCCACCGCCGCCTACCTGAATGCCGACGGCACACCCAAGGCACTGGGCACCACCTTCAAGCTGCCGGCTTATGCCGCCACGCTGAGCACGCTGGCCAGCGGCGGCGCCGATGCACTGTACAACGGCGCGCTGGCCCAGGCCATCGTCGACAAGGCCGGCCAGACGGTCGGCGCCAATGGCGCGCCCATCACGCCCAGCAAGCTCACGCTGAGCGACCTGTCGAGCTACCAGGCCAAGAAGCGCGAGGCCATCTGCACCACCTACCGCAGCGCCTACATGGTGTGCGGCATGCCGCCCCCGTCGTCGGGCGGCCTGGCGGTGGCGCAGATCCTGGGCATCGTCGAGAACTTCGACCTGGCGCAATACAAGCCCACCGACATCGACCTGGAAGGCGGCAAGCCCACGGTGATGGGCGTGCACCTGATGGCCGAGGCCGGCCGCCTGGCCTACGCCGACCGCAACAAGTACGTGGCCGACACCGACTTCGTGGTCCTGCCCGGCGGCTCGCCCGCCGCGATGGTGGACAAGGCCTACCTGAAGAGCCGCTCGCAGCTCATCAGCATGACGCGCAGCATGGGCACGGCGCAGCCGGGCACCTTCGGCACCGCCACGCCCAGCGGCACCAGCAGCGCGCCCGAGGCTGGCACCACGCACATGACCATCGTGGACAAGGACGGCAACGTGGTGAGCATGACCACCACGGTGGAAGCGGGCTTCGGCTCGTACCACATGACCAACGGCTTCATCCTGAACAACCAGCTGACCGACTTCGACGCGGCGCCGACGGACGCCACCGGCGCCCTGATCGCCAACCGCGTGCAGCCGGGCAAGCGCCCGCGCAGCTCGATGGCGCCGACGCTGGTGTTCAAGCTGGATTCCGCGGGCAAGGCCGGCGACTTCGCGATGGCCACCGGCTCGCCGGGCGGCGCCACCATCATCCAGTACGTGGCCAAGACGGTGGTGGGTGCGCTGGACTGGGGCCTGGATGCCCAGCAGGCCACCTCACTGGTGGACTTCGGCGCTGCCAACAGCGCCACCACCAACGTGGGCGGCGAGCATCCCAACATCAACGCCACCAACAACGGCGCCAACGATCCGCTGGTTACCGGCCTGCGGGCGCTGGGTCACACCGTGAGCGTCAACGCCCAGAGCAGCGGCATCGGCACCATCATGCGCAGCACGGTCAATGGCCGCAGCGTGCTGGCCGGCGGCGCCGACCCGCGCCGCGAAGGCCTGGTGCTGGGCGACATCGTCACGCCCTGA